A segment of the Echinicola strongylocentroti genome:
TCGCTTGAACAAAGGTTTCCTGCTATTGCCAATACCGTGCAGAAGAGATTTTCAGAAGGTAATTATTATGCTCAATCCAAGGCTTCATTTGATGACTTTTCCAGGTCACGCTTAAGTGTTAGAAACTACGATCCTGAAAAAGAAGTGCCTGTTGATAAGATAGAGAAGGCGGTAAATTTAGCGACCAATGCTCCTTCATCCTGTAACAGGCAGACTGTTAGGGTTCATGTTTATAAAGATCGTGATTTGGTGCGTGAGATACTGGCCATACAAGGGGGCAACAGAGGGTTTGGTGATCGTGCCAATAAATTGATCATTGTCACATCAGATTTGCAGTGCTGGCATGGTGTGAGTGAAAATAAAGCTCCTTATGTCGACGGAGGCGTATTTACAATGAACCTCTTATATGCCCTGCATTTTTATAAAATCGCATCTTGTCCCTTGAATTGTAATTTGTCTCCGGAAAAGGAGAAAAGCTTGCGTAAAATCTGCGGTATCCCCAAATCAGAAGTTTTTGTCGTGATGGTAAGTTGTGGATTGGTTCCTGAAGAGTTTGAGGTGCCAGCTTCCAGAAGATATACTACCCCTAATATATTAACCATTCATAATTAAATGAAAGTAGGAATAATCACCATTTTGAACGTCAATAACTATGGGGCAGAACTCCAGGCGTATGCTTTATTGGCGAAGATCAGATCATGGGGGCATGATGTCGAAATCATCAATTATCTTTTCTACAAACATCCCCGCCATAAGAGGACTTCTAAGTCCCGGCCGTTTGTCCAATTAAGCTTCCAACAAAAGCTAAAGGAAAGGCTGTATCCGATAGTTGCCGATATCAAAGCCATTCCCTACTGGAAGGCCAAAGTGGCTCGGGACCAAAAATTCTCCCGATTCCATGACAGGCACAACCGCCTCTCCAGGGAATTTAGGAGTATGGATGAGCTTTATTCCTTCGAAGGCTTTGACTATGATGTGTTTGTGGTGGGCAGTGATCAGGTATGGAATCCCAATTCAGGATCTAATATAGAACCTTATTTCTTGACTTTTGCGCCCAAGGAAACCCGAAAGATCAGTTACGCTTCCAGTTTTGGAGTGGATTCAATTCCCACAGGATATCATGAGACCTACCGTCAGCTTATCGATGGATTTGATGAACTGGCCGTAAGGGAAGAAGCCGGAACACAGCTGATACGGGAAATGGCCAATAAGGAAGTGGACTGGGTACTGGATCCTACCTTTCTTCTCGATAGGACGGATTGGAGCCAAATCGCCGTCTCTCCAGAAATCGGTCGGCAGTACGTGTTGATCTATGCCCTTACGGATGCCGAGTACATCACTTCGTTGGCGTATAAAATTGCCAAGGAGCGTCAGTTGGCTATCGTACGATTATGCAAAAACGCTTCTAGGGAAGATACTGACAAATCGATTATTAACGTGATTGATGCCGGGCCGGAAGAGTTTTTGGGGCTGTTTTTGAATGCCTCATTTGTCCTTACCACTTCGTTCCACGGTGTTTGTTTTTCCTTGAATTTCAATGTCCCTTTTTATTCCGTTCTTAAAAAAGAGAAAACCAATAACAGTAGACAATTGAATCTGCTGGCATTTTTGGGACTGGAAGAGCGAGTACTGTATGTAGATGCTCCTTTTCCTGATCCAATCCGGGAAATTGATTATGTAAGCGTAAACGAGAAGCTTGAAAAGAAAATCCAAAGTTCAATTAATTATTTGAATACTGCTTTAAAAAATGAGCAATTATCAGAAGTATCAAAATAACCTGAGTTTTCGGAACAAACTGGGAAGGCTACTTTGGAGTTTTACCTGGATGTTTTTCTTCCGACCACTAAACCTGCCCGTCTTTAATGGTTTTAGGATATTTTTGTTAAGGATTTTTGGCAGTAAAATAGGTAAAGGATGTAAGGTCAATGCGACTATAAAAGTCTGGGCTCCTTGGAATTTGGAAATGGGGAACCTGGTCGCCATAGGTTTTGGTGCCATGATCTATAACCCGGGTAAGATCAGCATAGGGTCGAAGGTCACTGTTTCCCAAAGGACACACTT
Coding sequences within it:
- a CDS encoding polysaccharide pyruvyl transferase family protein, with product MKVGIITILNVNNYGAELQAYALLAKIRSWGHDVEIINYLFYKHPRHKRTSKSRPFVQLSFQQKLKERLYPIVADIKAIPYWKAKVARDQKFSRFHDRHNRLSREFRSMDELYSFEGFDYDVFVVGSDQVWNPNSGSNIEPYFLTFAPKETRKISYASSFGVDSIPTGYHETYRQLIDGFDELAVREEAGTQLIREMANKEVDWVLDPTFLLDRTDWSQIAVSPEIGRQYVLIYALTDAEYITSLAYKIAKERQLAIVRLCKNASREDTDKSIINVIDAGPEEFLGLFLNASFVLTTSFHGVCFSLNFNVPFYSVLKKEKTNNSRQLNLLAFLGLEERVLYVDAPFPDPIREIDYVSVNEKLEKKIQSSINYLNTALKNEQLSEVSK
- a CDS encoding LbetaH domain-containing protein: MSNYQKYQNNLSFRNKLGRLLWSFTWMFFFRPLNLPVFNGFRIFLLRIFGSKIGKGCKVNATIKVWAPWNLEMGNLVAIGFGAMIYNPGKISIGSKVTVSQRTHLCSATHDYTLPSNPLVTKPIRIEDRAWVAADAFVGPGVVVGEGGIVGARAAVFRDVFPWTIVGGNPAKFIKDRVLEGEKTVEEILL
- a CDS encoding nitroreductase family protein, which encodes MYAVIKKHFPSLLNLGVLWVYALDFYKYTKHSSVAREDTSVKLVSRIIADYHVIEKGLTMPSVRLGFGVARMHALLESINAYVEQYGATNEQVCCAIGVVKEYKDFHTRNDYQIDENISKQITSLEQRFPAIANTVQKRFSEGNYYAQSKASFDDFSRSRLSVRNYDPEKEVPVDKIEKAVNLATNAPSSCNRQTVRVHVYKDRDLVREILAIQGGNRGFGDRANKLIIVTSDLQCWHGVSENKAPYVDGGVFTMNLLYALHFYKIASCPLNCNLSPEKEKSLRKICGIPKSEVFVVMVSCGLVPEEFEVPASRRYTTPNILTIHN